Proteins encoded in a region of the Gemmatimonadaceae bacterium genome:
- a CDS encoding MmcQ/YjbR family DNA-binding protein — protein MSGAGALIYDDVRAIALALPGVEEGTSYGTAALKVKGKLFVRLKEDGETIVLRTDEFERSHLMQSHPKIFYITDHYRDYPWVLVRLTAVRRPMLKELVHGAWQRVAPKTLRES, from the coding sequence GTGAGTGGCGCGGGTGCGTTGATCTACGATGATGTTCGCGCCATCGCGCTGGCGCTTCCGGGCGTGGAGGAAGGCACATCATACGGCACTGCGGCGCTCAAGGTCAAAGGCAAGCTATTCGTTAGGCTCAAGGAGGACGGCGAGACGATCGTTCTCCGCACCGATGAGTTCGAGCGGTCGCACCTGATGCAATCGCATCCGAAGATCTTCTACATCACCGACCATTACCGCGATTATCCATGGGTGCTCGTGCGGCTCACGGCCGTCCGGCGACCGATGCTGAAGGAGCTCGTCCATGGCGCATGGCAGCGCGTTGCGCCGAAGACGTTACGTGAATCCTAA
- a CDS encoding LiaF domain-containing protein, whose translation MNSPTSSPPAVVPPRLHPTLEAHQVPERRGTVAILSNTRRDADWILPRLFRVFTFWGNVELDLTHALLGAGTSVIDIRCIMANVEIKVPPGLRVESEVDAVLGSADVRREIASTTSLDAPRVRIIGSTLLGSIEIKVIDPNAPSLGERIRRRIFGRAKSGAER comes from the coding sequence ATGAATTCCCCCACCTCCTCTCCGCCAGCGGTCGTCCCGCCTCGACTGCATCCGACGCTCGAGGCGCATCAGGTTCCGGAGCGCCGGGGCACCGTCGCAATACTCTCGAACACGCGCCGCGACGCCGATTGGATCCTCCCGCGGCTCTTTCGTGTTTTCACATTCTGGGGAAACGTCGAGCTGGATCTCACACACGCCCTTCTCGGCGCCGGGACTTCGGTGATCGACATCCGCTGCATCATGGCGAACGTGGAGATCAAAGTGCCGCCGGGCCTGCGGGTCGAGAGCGAAGTCGATGCAGTCCTCGGCAGCGCCGACGTGCGCCGCGAGATCGCGAGCACGACGTCGTTGGACGCGCCGCGCGTTCGCATCATCGGCTCGACGCTTCTTGGGTCAATCGAGATCAAGGTGATCGATCCGAATGCACCAAGTCTCGGCGAACGGATTCGACGTCGAATTTTCGGGCGAGCGAAGAGCGGCGCCGAGCGGTGA
- the ligD gene encoding DNA ligase D, giving the protein MTDRSDSDAPDAPAESADSLSTYRAKRSPDRTTEPFGGDVSPAIGRLFVVHKHAARQLHFDLRLEMEGVLRSWAVPKGPSYDMNDKRLAVKVEDHPLEYGDFEGIIPKGNYGAGGVIVWDRGEWVPLEDWREGLEKGKLLFELKGYKLHGKWTLVKIKKSERDWLLIKERDAWVKSPGDQFPEESVLSGLTVDEVKAGITPATRLRTAVDAAGAVRQHVDAATVKPMLAEAQNAAFTRDGWIFELKLDGYRLIAGKQRGEARLLTRNGNDYTDVFPEVARAIKALPVDDIVVDGEVVVLDEQGIPRFSRLQQRGRLTSPIDVKRAAVELPATYYAFDLLALDGFDLRSLPLVRRKEFLKEALPKLGPVRMLDHIEREGEAFLDQVAKLGLEGVIAKKADAPYRAGRTEKWIKIKREPTSDFVVVGFTAPKGGRSHLGALQLADYVGDALVYAGRVGTGFDENMLTKLDSELAALVRDTPPCTGPLVGGGVTQDVPDAKTTTWVEPVTVVEVRFREWTPDGLLRHSTFERLRTDKPPRDCVRQGHSEAGDQRHPAESEGSALDEPGEKQVPRSARDDSLAPSPKPLAPVRKTINFSNLKKVYWPNERYTKGDLIEYYKSIAPWMLPYLRNRPLVMTRYPDGIDGKSFYQKDAPEFAPEWIRTIHIWSEDTQREIRYFVCDDEDSLQYIANLGSIPLHIWASRVGSLELPDWCVIDLDPKEAPFGDVIRTAQVLHRLCEMIELPNYVKTTGKTGLHILLPLGRQCTYAQSRTLGELLARCVLRELGDIGTIVRHVTRRGDKVYLDYLQNRHGQTIVAPFSVRPLPGATVSMPLRWEEVEEALDPRNFTIKNAVARMQSLTIDPGVGVLQENPDLQAVLQRLARELGA; this is encoded by the coding sequence ATGACGGATCGAAGTGACTCCGATGCGCCCGACGCACCGGCCGAGTCCGCCGATAGTCTCAGCACCTATCGAGCGAAGCGCTCGCCGGATCGCACGACCGAGCCGTTCGGTGGGGACGTGTCGCCCGCCATCGGCCGACTATTCGTGGTGCACAAACACGCCGCGCGCCAGTTGCACTTCGATCTCCGCCTCGAGATGGAAGGCGTCCTGCGATCGTGGGCCGTGCCGAAAGGGCCGTCATATGACATGAACGACAAGCGACTCGCCGTGAAGGTGGAGGATCACCCACTCGAGTACGGCGACTTCGAAGGCATCATACCGAAGGGGAATTACGGTGCTGGCGGCGTGATCGTGTGGGACCGCGGCGAATGGGTGCCACTCGAGGATTGGCGCGAAGGCTTGGAGAAGGGCAAGCTCCTCTTCGAGCTCAAGGGCTACAAACTGCACGGGAAATGGACGCTCGTGAAGATCAAGAAGAGCGAGCGCGATTGGCTCCTCATCAAGGAGCGCGACGCCTGGGTCAAGAGCCCCGGCGATCAGTTTCCCGAGGAATCCGTACTGTCGGGCCTCACCGTCGACGAGGTGAAGGCCGGGATCACGCCGGCGACGCGTCTCCGGACCGCCGTCGACGCGGCGGGCGCCGTTAGGCAACACGTCGACGCCGCCACGGTGAAGCCGATGCTCGCCGAAGCGCAGAACGCGGCGTTCACCCGCGATGGATGGATATTCGAGCTGAAGCTCGACGGCTATCGTCTGATTGCCGGCAAGCAGCGTGGTGAAGCGCGCCTCCTCACGCGCAACGGCAACGATTACACCGACGTGTTCCCGGAAGTGGCGCGCGCAATCAAGGCGCTCCCGGTCGACGACATCGTCGTCGACGGCGAGGTCGTGGTGCTGGACGAGCAGGGCATCCCGCGCTTCTCGCGACTGCAGCAGCGTGGTCGCCTCACGTCGCCGATCGACGTCAAGCGCGCGGCCGTCGAGCTGCCCGCGACGTATTACGCATTCGATCTGCTTGCGTTGGACGGGTTCGATCTGCGATCGTTGCCACTCGTTAGGCGCAAGGAGTTTCTCAAGGAAGCGCTCCCGAAGTTGGGCCCCGTCCGAATGCTCGATCACATCGAGCGTGAGGGCGAGGCGTTTCTCGACCAGGTGGCCAAGCTCGGGCTCGAGGGCGTCATCGCCAAGAAGGCCGACGCGCCGTATCGCGCTGGTCGGACCGAGAAGTGGATCAAGATCAAGCGAGAACCGACGAGCGACTTCGTCGTCGTTGGCTTCACCGCCCCGAAAGGCGGCCGGAGTCACCTCGGCGCGCTCCAACTCGCCGATTACGTCGGCGATGCCCTTGTCTACGCCGGTCGCGTGGGGACGGGCTTCGATGAGAATATGCTCACAAAGCTCGATAGCGAGCTCGCGGCACTCGTGCGCGACACGCCGCCGTGCACCGGTCCGCTCGTCGGCGGCGGCGTCACGCAGGACGTGCCGGACGCCAAGACGACGACGTGGGTCGAGCCGGTGACGGTGGTCGAGGTGCGCTTCCGCGAATGGACTCCGGATGGCTTGCTGCGTCACTCGACCTTCGAGCGCCTCAGGACTGACAAGCCGCCGCGGGACTGCGTGCGACAAGGTCATTCCGAGGCAGGCGACCAACGTCATCCGGCGGAAAGCGAGGGATCTGCCTTGGACGAGCCCGGCGAAAAGCAGGTCCCTCGCTCCGCTCGGGATGACAGCCTTGCCCCCAGCCCCAAGCCCCTGGCCCCTGTCCGCAAGACCATCAATTTCTCGAACCTGAAGAAAGTCTATTGGCCTAACGAGCGATACACCAAGGGCGATCTGATCGAGTACTACAAGTCGATCGCGCCATGGATGCTGCCCTATCTGCGCAACCGCCCGCTCGTGATGACGCGCTATCCCGACGGCATCGATGGCAAATCGTTCTATCAGAAGGACGCGCCCGAGTTTGCCCCCGAATGGATCCGCACGATCCACATCTGGAGCGAGGACACGCAGCGCGAGATCCGCTACTTCGTGTGCGACGACGAGGACTCACTCCAATACATCGCCAACCTCGGTTCGATCCCGCTTCACATCTGGGCGAGTCGCGTCGGCTCGCTCGAGCTTCCCGACTGGTGCGTCATCGATCTCGATCCCAAGGAAGCGCCCTTCGGCGACGTCATTCGCACGGCGCAGGTACTTCACCGGCTGTGCGAAATGATCGAGCTGCCGAACTACGTGAAGACGACGGGGAAGACCGGCCTCCACATCCTTCTCCCGTTAGGCAGGCAGTGCACGTACGCGCAGTCGCGAACGCTTGGCGAGCTGCTCGCCCGCTGCGTTCTGCGCGAGCTCGGCGACATCGGCACGATCGTCCGGCATGTCACCAGACGCGGCGACAAGGTGTATCTGGATTACTTACAGAATCGTCACGGCCAGACGATCGTCGCGCCGTTCAGCGTACGGCCCTTGCCCGGCGCAACGGTGTCGATGCCCTTACGTTGGGAAGAAGTCGAGGAGGCACTCGATCCCAGGAACTTCACGATCAAGAATGCCGTCGCGCGGATGCAGAGCCTAACGATTGACCCTGGCGTCGGGGTCCTCCAGGAAAACCCGGATCTCCAGGCGGTCCTTCAGCGGTTGGCCCGTGAGCTCGGCGCATGA
- a CDS encoding Ku protein: MPARSIASATISFGLVSVPVNLYSSAESKTSVSFNMLHKKCNTRLKQQYICQKDSEIVGREDTVKGYEFAKDQYVVFTPEELKALEEKATGMIEVVEFVPLAKVQREYLEKVYYLGPEKGGDRAYRLLCKALEETGRAALGQYSARGQQYLILLRPYNNCLVMEQLHYADEVRATAEVPIPTGDIKPAELALAKQLIDQTANDNFEPQKYKDTVRERVLETIQRKVDGQDITSSDVAPDSGGKIVDLMEALKASLARSEGGEEAPARKVS; the protein is encoded by the coding sequence ATGCCTGCGCGCTCGATCGCTTCGGCCACGATCTCCTTCGGGCTCGTCTCCGTTCCGGTCAATCTCTACTCGTCCGCGGAATCGAAGACAAGCGTCTCGTTCAACATGCTGCACAAGAAGTGCAACACCCGCCTCAAGCAGCAGTACATCTGTCAGAAGGACAGCGAGATCGTCGGTCGAGAGGATACCGTCAAGGGTTACGAATTCGCTAAAGATCAGTATGTCGTCTTCACCCCCGAGGAGCTCAAGGCGCTCGAGGAGAAGGCGACGGGGATGATCGAGGTCGTCGAGTTCGTACCACTCGCCAAGGTCCAGCGCGAGTATCTCGAGAAGGTGTACTATCTCGGGCCGGAAAAGGGTGGCGATCGCGCCTATCGCCTCTTGTGCAAGGCCCTCGAGGAGACAGGCCGCGCCGCGCTCGGCCAGTACTCGGCGCGCGGACAGCAGTATCTGATTCTGCTTCGACCGTATAACAACTGCCTCGTGATGGAGCAGCTGCATTACGCGGACGAGGTGCGCGCAACGGCGGAAGTGCCGATTCCGACGGGCGACATCAAGCCGGCGGAGCTCGCGCTCGCGAAGCAGCTCATCGATCAGACGGCAAACGACAACTTCGAGCCGCAGAAGTACAAGGACACGGTGCGCGAGCGCGTGCTCGAGACGATTCAGCGTAAGGTCGATGGCCAGGACATCACGTCGTCCGACGTCGCGCCGGATTCCGGCGGCAAGATCGTCGACCTCATGGAAGCGCTCAAGGCCAGCCTCGCGCGATCGGAGGGGGGGGAGGAAGCGCCGGCGCGCAAGGTGTCGTGA